ctccatgatgTTATTGAGAAGTTTCGAGTTTATTTTCTGcttttttcgttttgttttttatGTATCTCTTTGGTTACCTTTTATGTCTTTGACTATGACGTGGGCGGCttggaggaaagagggaaacagccagaaaaaaggaggagagatCCCCCCGTCAATCCATCTTATGAATAATATCCGCCGGATCAGAAATTTAgggtttctttatttttttggtcggcgCACTTTGGTTGGTGATTATTTCTTTTCAAAGTTTTATGTTGCTAATTTGTTTCTCCCTTTCAAAGATCGAGGGATATTTTGCTTTCTATGCTAAGTTACAATTTGGCATAATTGATATAAGGATACTACCATTAAAAATCTAGCGATAGCTAATGGATGATGATATGTCCGCACAgagaatattttcaaagaaacaatTGTTACGAAAACTAGTAAATTTTTATGTTTGATCGTGTTGGTATTTACTTGAAAGACAGTTTTCACTATCCGATAGAACAATGAAATTAATTGGAGATTCCATTTTAATATCTACTTCATAACACCAAATCAGTCTTATTTAGGACCGGACCACAAACTTGGAGCTCAAATAACCCTCTAAACGATTTTTTAAACTGAATCAACGAAAACAAAACAGTCCCTAAACGAAGAACGGCCATTATTGCACCGTAGAATCGCCTCTATCCATGTTCTTTCTTTGGGGTTTTGGTAAAGAAAGAAACCACATAGCTGAGACGTCCAAAGAAACCACAGAGCTGAGACGTCCAAATCAGCCAGCTAAAGTAGAAATTAAAGGAGAAAGGTGAATGCGATggacccaaagaaaaaaaatttccgaggGTTTCAAGACAAGACAAACGAAATAAGATTCAAAAAGCTTTTTTGTTCGGTTCCTCGGCTTTTGGGGACAATAAGAAACACCCATCATGTGCTTCACTAATTACTTTCGATGTTGGGGACGATGTGAATTAGTTTCATTATGATTGGAACCTTTTTAAGAAAACCCTACATAACAACCAGAGCTATGAAGACAAGCATAGTATTTGTGATAGCCCACCATGGATGGACCTTCTTGAACATATGCGACCCTTGAAGATTCGCATCCCTATATGTCTACTTAGACTTCTAGCATGGGGTTCGAAAAGAGTATTGTAACAAGTTGTAATATAAGTGGATCATCTCGCCGGATATAGCTCAACCTTAAATTTGAAGCCTCTAACCTAGAAAAGTGAATACACAACGAAACTTTATATTTAAACGATGTAAGACATTCCGTATGCCAACTAATAACTAATTAGGAATTAATTTAATCTCAAGTTCCCATGACCATTTCCGTATAGTTTACATAACATGTAAGTTAATCGAATTAACTTCAAATTTGTGGTGTTTActgaaagaaaaattcataccCTTCTCGACATTAATTATTACGGGTAATTCTCGTCCACtctcttgtcttcttttttaGGTTTTCCTAGTGAAAGATTATGATATTTGTCGAGTCTTGGACTGGGGGATAACGTTGGGGATCGATTGGCATATTGATAACGTGAGTTGTCTTGTCTTGAAGTAACAACGGGAGAGAGTCCTCCGCACTCTGATttgcattattattattattattattattttgcatTATTTAATACTCCAATAATTACTAAATTATTCGTTTACcacacaagaaacaaaaaacactcaacaaattgttattttctttactACCGACcactagacctgtcaaaatgggtctcaAACCCATTCATTAACTCAACAttatttaaatgggtcataaatgggtcacCTTATTCAAATATGGCCTAATCATAATGGGTTAAGAAATAACAAGCCTAAAATAAATGGGTTCAAAATAGGTTCCAAAATAAACCCATTTCCAACCCATTTAAAATAGGGCTCAATCTTCTCCTCTTTCCCTTCGTTCTCTGTTGCTCGccgtcttcttcctctaaccTCAGACTATGGTTCACGCTTCGAGCGCTTCGCTTTACTAGCTTCTCCAACCACCAAACAATCTCTCTCTGGAAGTCTCCATCTCTCTCAAAACAGTCGTgcagttttcctttttccaaggATTTCAACCGAATCTAACCCTAATGATAACCTGtcaaatcaaaatggaaaaatgcGACGTGGTGTGGTGAAGAGGACTGAGTCCATGGATGGAGGTCGCGTCGGCTCTTCTCGCCCCGGCTCACAACAGACGATTGCAGAAGTTCACCcctctcttttctatttttttccctttgctgATGGGCGGACATGGATTTGTGTAAATCCTTTTGGTGTTTATACATgcatattctctcttttttggcctTGCCCTGTTCCGAGCTCTTCAACCGCATTTACTTCCTTGCGCGATTGACGACTGGAACATCTGCACGCAATGGGGAGACTGAATGAGATGCAAGAAAAGGACTGGCTGGAGCCTTGGCTGAGAGCGTCGAGAAGTTGGGGATTGAGCGATGCCTTCGCCTGCAAACAAAGGTGGGGATCGTGCTCGCCTGGATCGGCGTCGGGCAAGCTTGAGCTCGCCCGGATTAGCCGCGCTGGTGGCCAGTTGCCAAGGCACGGCGATGGCGAAGGAAGGAGgcaggaggaagagaaaagaaaaaaaaagaaaagaaagaagaaaaataaataaaagaaaaataaataaaaattttgataaaaaataatcaaaacttttaaaagaaataaaaaaaaatcagatttttttttataaaaaaaataacaaaaaattcagatttttttattaaacaaattcagattctttttaaattataaaaaatttccacaatTGGCAGtatattctttttcaaaaatttataagaaataaataatcttATATTggataaaatataaaagttttttGGTAATATAGGTCGGGTCAAGTACATGTTGGGTATGGATAGGGTCGGGTATGTGTGAAAAAATTTGTACTACGTATAAATGGggtcataaacgggttaataGGTGAATTTGGGTCGAACCATTTAAGACctgacccaaacccgaccccGATCTACCCATTTGATACGTCTACCAACAACCgaagggaaaattctaaaaaaaaaaagtcctaattttttatacttttgccaagtcaatcacaaactttttaagtttgtcgattcatttctaaacattttcatcttttgtcaattcagtcctattgatcgaaaatcgttgacgtggacactagtcgtcttacgtggcaccaCCGGTGCTAGTGcgaatatttttaccaattcagtcataaacctttgaattttgtcaatttagtcctcgatcttttatatttgtacgaattcagccctaaatcatttttttgtgcCGGCATTGATGTGAATGCCGGCCACATTGAcgggacatttttaataatattgtaataatatttcaatttttgggggttttttcttttttcctttttctttttgattctctttcatcttcttcctctagccaccTCTAGCATGTCATCGGTGGCTGGAGGACAGAGCTGGTGGTCCACTAGTCCCGGCGCCACCGTGCGAGTCCTGCGTCGGCGCCGGCAATGCTATGGCTGGGTGAGTCCACCGCCGCTGGACTTGGGAACCGTCAAACGAATCTCCCCACCTGTCCGGACTTCCTGTTTTGTCGGTCATTCACCATGCACGCAGAGCCCCCAGCGGAGAAGCCCTACACCAATAAGCCCTCTTTTGAGCAAGCTGGTTCTATCAAGAATATCTACAATTCCATTGATTCCATCAAAGGTAAGGTCCGAAGGCTATGCCATTTGTTCGAATCCCCCAAGTCCCCGTCTCGGGGCATTGATGAGACCCCAACCGTAGCCCATGCCCCTTCTAAGTTGAGACCCACGAAGCCAGTTGATTCTGGGTATAATCATAGCTGTCTGTTTAGGTTACCAGGCACAGACGATAGGATCGTGGTATATTTCACCAAGATGCCGGACTCACCTAGCCATGGCATCGTAGTTGCCTTCGTTGCGCCAGCCTGACAATGGCAACGCCACGGCGCCGACGCTGGACGCCGAACAACGGCGCCAACGCCGGACTCCCACAGCAGTGCCGACACCAGTGGCCCGCCGGCCCTGTCCTCCAGCCACCGACGACTGGAGGTggccagaggaagaagatgaaggagaataaaaaaacaaaaaaaaaaagagaaaattgaaatattattaaaaatgacaCGTCAGTGCTGGCCGGTGTCCACATCATCACCGGTCAATCAAAGTTGACTGAATGagctaaattgatacaaatgcgaaaggtttagattgaatcgacacaaaaaaaaaggttgagaattgaattgacacaaatgtaaaaggtttaggactgaattggcaaaattcaaagatttagaactgaattggcaaatgtAAAATAAGTTTTGggctattttgataattttccctacaaACACAATAATTCGTGTTCTATAAGTCACAATATGTATAATCACTACGCTCACAACACGACGCTATTTTATGTGTGTGTTTTCTATGTGATCGGGCGCCTAGAGATCATACAAAAAGGTCGatatttaattgaaaatcatCTCTCCAACTATAAAGGTATGTTAAACTTTAATCGGAAGATCCCATGAAAGTCTATATCTGCTTGTTACAGTGAACTACAACCGAAAATTATCGTACACCGAATTGTACCGTAGTCTAGGAGTGTAGTAAAGATAACAACGATGCTGCCATGCCCGGTGTTGCCAGGTGTTCATTGTCCATTGGCAATCCACTGATGTTGCAACAACCCTTGCCGACAAGACAGCGTGGTTTTTGTTTTCTgagaaatattatttttttttttttggtccaatctgAGAAATATTATTTGGCCCCTTTGTTTTTATGGATGTTTTTTGTGgctaaaaaggaagaaattggtTGCATTTTAAGCTTTCAAGAAGGCTTGACTgagtttgaaaaaaagaagaagaaggcctcAGCCTTTGCatagtgcaaaaaaaaaaaaaaaaaaggtgggctATCCTGCTCTTTTATAAGGCTTGTCCAGGAATGTACTCGCACGATAgcctcaaaatttgaaaacgaCAATAAAGATGATAAGCCAAATAAATAGAGGGAAATTAATCAATCGAGCATGCATGACAAGTGATCACTGTAAAGAGTCGTGTACGTTTATGAAAGATTAGGGCCAATTGACCCTTTTTCTACCGCCAAAGTAGATAGTTTAATTATATCTCGAGTTTAAATTCATGTACGAAGAGGATGTCAACCGGTCTATATTACAGGGACCATTCTATTTTGTGACCGCTTCCTTCAAGTCCAAGAGAACCCAGTCGAAGAGATGACGAACTGGATCTTGCACCTTGGAGCCGAGGACTCGTTctttgaagaaggaagaagaggaatcgGATGAAGGACCAGATTCAACGAACAAGAAGACGAATTAGAGAAGAAGAGATCGTAGACCTAAGGACTCGCTCGAACAGGAAATGTGGAGCTGAAGACTGGTtcttcaaagaagaagaagaagaagaagaagaagacgacgaatcAGACGAAGAACAAGACTCGATGACGAATAAGAGGGCTCGGCGAGCAAGAGGACGACTCGGTGAAGAAGAGGACTCGCCCGAACAACAAGAAGAGGACTCTTACTAACGCACGAACAAGGAGAGTCGTCGTTGATGATTTAGGGCTCAAATTCAATTTCTGatttgactttttcaatttggGGCAAAACTGCAAAACCACGTGGTTTTGGCCTACGTGGAGTTTCTCACTTAGGAGAGAGAAACGAATTAAAAAAGCCATGTCAGTATTTTTCGTTAGTAAAATAACGGAATTGACAAAAGGATTCCATCAtgccaacttgacaagttttaagacttgattgcactttttgcaagttttaggactcaattgtaattttttgtaataaattttaggacttctagtaaaTTTATCCTTGGGAATTATTACTATCATTTCTCGAGATTTGTGACCTAAAAATGATGCAATTGTGGAAGTGGAAGTTGAGGCCAGCCCAGCCCATTCAGATTCGATGCAATACAACATGAGAAGTAGGGTTTAAAAAACACACGAGGTTTTCTTCAAAGCATTATAAGGGCCAGCCCTTATTCTGCGCCTGTTGATAGTGAAATCCACATGTatgaatttatgaaaaaaatgcttcgttcgtttcatgaaaaatgactttgaagaaaatattttttgaatttttcggtGTTCAGTTCACAGAAAATGAAtatgtcaagaaaaatattttctactcGTGAAAAAAACACCTTGAAAAGTgaggaaattgattttctctttttgaaaagaggataacattttccatcatcttttctttcttcactcctttacattccttttcttttttgttttatttaaaaaagaaattttttattttgcaattcttctcttttctcttttctttttctttctttttttttctttgcccttCTTCTTCGACCAATCTCCGCCCATGGTCCCGATCGGTGGCTAGCCACAAACGAGTGAGGCGGAGTCTCGCCAGCTTGTCGCCAACCCGTAGCGAGAGTCAAGCTTGCCCACGGCCATTGTCATGGCCCCGGCCGGCAACCGATGATCGgtcgaagagaaagggaaaagaaaaaaaaaaaagggacaaaaataattaaaagatcgAATTTTTAAAAGCATTATTAAAAGTAGAGCAcaaggaaattgattttccttaccaaacggcagaaaatattcttctattcattttcaagtttgagtcGAACATTAGAAAGTAttctcattttcctaaaaaatgacttcCTGAAAAACATGTTCCGGAAATTTcgcattttttgcgaaacgagCTGAGCCtgataggaaattatttttccaactaattttttaattgataggTTATGAGTATCGATGTCATTTACATTTGTTCCTAATTAACTTTGCATGCTGGCGCGGACCATCACTTGCAAATCGCCAATTAGAGGCATGGCAAAGGAAGATATAATCCGTGTGGAAGCACATCTGTGTACGTTATGTTCTTGATATGATCATGATAACTAATAGGCCCGTCAAACGGATAGATCAGTCAAGTTGAGTTTGGGTCGAATCGAAAATTGGCCCGACAATAATTTGATTGATGGAGTGAAAATTGAAACTCCGAAAGACAAATTCTTTGTGGTTATGTCAATTGTAGAATGTACGGCACAATGTCTAACAATTAGGAAGTTAATTTTCTGATGAATCTCGAAAGCTGTCCTGTCCTTCATCTCTCCGACCGAATCCCACCGCTCTCTGCTTCTGCAATTTGGAGGCGCCTCTCTGATCTCGTACTATTCGTTTTCAGGAGTTGGGTTCACAAGTTCGTCCCTCGCCATTGCTGAGTTCTCTAGGATTTGAGACCTCAAGCTCTGGTGATGGCTTTGGCTTGTCCTCTCGTTGACGAAGTCTTCTCTCTCGAGCGTCCCCATCAGACTCCGCGCGGACACGACGCTCCCAATCTGGACGTTCAAATGGCACGCCACTTGAGCCCTGCACAGCGGGCAATTCGAGTGGAGCTGAAACCAAGTGTCGATGCAAGCGACATGGAATGAGTGAGCGCAGTACGGCAAATGCTTCAACCAGTCCCCTTCTTCGAACTCTGTCAAGCAAACCGCGCACTCAGTGCTGATGCTCGGCTTCATCGCCTCAGCTTCCTTCTTGCGGAGCTGTGTGGTTGGCAGGTTGCGCATGGTGAAGGAGTCCAAACCGTGGCTGTGGAACTGGAGGGACGGGTTGTCCGGGTTGGCGTCGTTCAGGAGCTGTGGCCTCAGGGCCCTGT
The genomic region above belongs to Rhodamnia argentea isolate NSW1041297 chromosome 6, ASM2092103v1, whole genome shotgun sequence and contains:
- the LOC115746054 gene encoding RING-H2 finger protein ATL51-like, whose amino-acid sequence is MTSGSGPISPVATPDGGDTRHWNPLVISLFAFVCTVFLLFSSYSILKRFLRAFRLTTFSRNRALRPQLLNDANPDNPSLQFHSHGLDSFTMRNLPTTQLRKKEAEAMKPSISTECAVCLTEFEEGDWLKHLPYCAHSFHVACIDTWFQLHSNCPLCRAQVACHLNVQIGSVVSARSLMGTLEREDFVNERTSQSHHQSLRSQILENSAMARDELVNPTPENE